The following proteins are encoded in a genomic region of Syngnathoides biaculeatus isolate LvHL_M chromosome 15, ASM1980259v1, whole genome shotgun sequence:
- the ccdc177 gene encoding coiled-coil domain-containing protein 177, translating into MVDPSEAEESIGAQLGASAASQGDRRLPDQADGALAEEESDTGDFLTPPSGSSEPSPCHAASPAPPPPEPGGDASPKLHLDLYNFDSPAAEGSRYVLTSPRSLEACARCGVKPVELLSRPLSEFAREAPGRSMRVATGLFEVYERDRHAKLRHCREERERIVREEKRRVMQAAVNSCGSALEQHKVSAQAPKQDPCSSDPDSVSASKPGPSLQSKPTKVGSTCPKQSAGKTPRPASGCAPPVVRKSSGGKASNTLPRPAAKAPIFIRAKSTLTPSVSKPPNCVAGALFLQHNGHFHPKVRAKSHSMESLQRKTEPVCSSTSNTNTCTSSESGASSYSWEGPRDRWAKGSSPRARTLAAFNSLMGRSLSLGDLSHSPQTTQKVERIVKEVKRRGLNAVSERDRKIAALMLARYQEEDIMSQTRYVAHLQWDSERRMEELRREQDERNKQRAMQEGQRLWQTQVSSRQRRLSREERRSAAAKMRQAEESEKQWRELAERQERHRLHRLQQAAREEKHKKSLQEQNLKALEEERAAVLEQERLLLKEKLTMAELKRQEREHQSQEERRGLNKAERRRHAALIQEITRREQEECEEAKRAAQEKLSRSLENYEQIVERRGQELREKAKREEEQILRARRAAESRERDQQRQLEARAREADKRARQAAQLAEERAKERAQRVVQTRREKERLQRLNRQRVEEEERQRRRELLQSIERKLEKSEQIFKEKRAVLESARSVARASFHVRDKVREETNGRTFDKMALEAQLKAGLDDK; encoded by the coding sequence ATGGTGGACCCCTCCGAGGCTGAGGAGTCCATCGGCGCGCAGCTGGGGGCCTCCGCGGCGTCGCAAGGAGACCGACGCTTGCCGGACCAGGCGGACGGCGCCCTCgcagaggaggaaagcgacacCGGAGACTTCCTGACGCCCCCCAGCGGCAGCTCCGAGCCGAGCCCGTGCCACGCCGCGTCTccggcgccgccgcctccgGAACCCGGCGGCGATGCGTCACCCAAGCTGCACCTGGACCTGTACAACTTCGACTCCCCGGCCGCCGAGGGCAGCCGTTACGTGTTGACGAGCCCGCGCTCGCTGGAGGCCTGTGCCCGCTGCGGCGTCAAACCCGTGGAGCTGCTATCCCGCCCGCTTTCCGAGTTCGCCCGCGAGGCGCCCGGTCGCTCCATGCGGGTGGCGACCGGTCTGTTTGAGGTCTACGAGCGGGATCGTCATGCCAAACTGCGCCACTGCAGGGAGGAGCGGGAGAGGATTGTCAGGGAGGAGAAGCGGCGGGTGATGCAGGCTGCGGTCAACAGTTGCGGTTCGGCGTTGGAGCAGCACAAAGTCTCCGCCCAGGCTCCTAAACAAGACCCCTGCAGTTCAGATCCAGATTCAGTTTCAGCTTCCAAACCAGGACCATCTCTCCAGTCTAAACCCACCAAAGTTGGTTCTACATGTCCGAAGCAGTCCGCCGGCAAAACCCCACGGCCGGCGTCAGGCTGTGCTCCGCCGGTAGTCCGTAAGTCTTCTGGGGGAAAGGCCTCCAACACGCTCCCCAGACCGGCAGCAAAAGCTCCCATCTTCATCAGAGCCAAGTCTACGTTGACGCCGTCGGTGTCGAAGCCACCGAATTGCGTCGCAGGGGCTTTGTTTTTGCAGCACAACGGACACTTTCACCCCAAAGTGCGTGCGAAAAGCCACTCCATGGAGTCCTTGCAGAGGAAGACGGAACCCGTCTGTTCCTCAACCTCCAACACCAACACCTGCACCTCCTCAGAGTCCGGAGCCTCGTCATACAGCTGGGAGGGGCCGCGGGACCGATGGGCCAAGGGGTCCAGCCCCCGTGCTCGGACCCTGGCCGCGTTCAATTCCCTGATGGGCCGCAGCCTCAGCCTAGGAGACCTGAGCCACTCGCCGCAAACCACGCAGAAGGTGGAGCGTATCGTCAAAGAGGTGAAGCGACGAGGCCTGAACGCCGTGTCGGAGCGCGACCGCAAGATCGCGGCGCTGATGCTGGCCCGGTACCAGGAGGAGGACATCATGAGCCAGACCCGCTACGTGGCCCACCTGCAGTGGGACAGCGAGCGGAGGATGGAGGAACTCCGGCGGGAGCAGGATGAGCGCAACAAGCAGCGGGCGATGCAGGAGGGCCAAAGGTTGTGGCAGACACAGGTGTCCTCGCGGCAGCGGCGGCTCAGCCGGGAGGAGCGCCGGTCGGCCGCCGCCAAGATGCGTCAAGCGGAGGAGAGCGAAAAGCAGTGGCGAGAACTGGCGGAGCGGCAGGAGCGCCACCGCCTGCACAGGCTGCAGCAGGCGGCGCGTGAGGAGAAGCACAAGAAGTCTCTGCAGGAGCAGAACCTCAAGGCCCTAGAAGAGGAACGGGCGGCCGTGCTGGAACAGGAGCGCCTGCTGCTGAAGGAGAAGCTCACCATGGCCGAGCTCAAGCGGCAGGAGAGGGAGCACCAGTCCCAGGAGGAGCGGCGGGGCCTGAACAAGGCAGAGCGGAGGCGCCACGCCGCCCTCATCCAGGAGATCACTCGCCGCGAGCAGGAGGAGTGCGAGGAGGCCAAGCGGGCGGCGCAGGAGAAGCTCAGTCGCTCCCTGGAGAATTATGAACAGATTGTGGAGCGACGAGGCCAGGAGCTGCGGGAGAAGGCCAAGCGCGAGGAGGAGCAGATCCTGCGAGCCCGCCGGGCCGCCGAGTCCCGGGAGAGGGATCAGCAGAGGCAGCTGGAGGCCCGCGCTCGCGAGGCCGACAAGCGGGCCAGGCAAGCGGCGCAGCTGGCCGAGGAGCGCGCCAAGGAGAGGGCCCAGCGCGTTGTGCAGACCCGGCGGGAGAAGGAGCGGCTGCAGCGCCTCAACCGGCAGCGCGTGGAGGAAGAAGAGCGCCAGCGGCGGCGCGAGCTGCTGCAGTCCATCGAGCGGAAGCTGGAGAAGAGCGAGCAGATCTTTAAGGAGAAGCGCGccgtgctggagagcgctcgcTCGGTGGCGCGCGCATCCTTCCACGTGCGGGACAAAGTGCGCGAGGAGACCAACGGCCGCACCTTCGACAAGATGGCCCTGGAGGCTCAGCTCAAAGCCGGCCTGGATGACAAATAG
- the plekhd1 gene encoding pleckstrin homology domain-containing family D member 1, with protein sequence MFPSSSRSSTFSPWSSMEQSDSEALDISAKVQLHGVLWKRPFGRPSAKWSRRFFVIKDSFLLYYGESEKRSFESSRIFNIHPKGVIPLGGCVVSATEDMGMPFGLVISLEDFSGTIVVAAESEDEQLHWMEMLQESGKVTWKNAQLGEAMIESLEAQGLQLAKEKQEYLDKLMEETEELTHQRAQREELERLNQVLEEEKMKYEEVVLELKAEQEQIKLDLDGTAQSLRGVETEKEELSGLTVMLQKSIEQLSLEKRRTLKLLGAKGEEEEEEEEGDDDDDDDNYNNDEEEEEEEAVEGRKEQGNLDLLQDLHHIEEQMKLLLKEKEQADEKLRENQQRAEVLQQEREFYSSQANTLQQSLSQLTADKRQTEAELQAEIESRVELEKRLKQAEEALQDLEKGLDSLDRSSERDQRMRGDVTQLRRFFEECICAAEIEAKLPAIMKNAVYLHKAAARRIKSCRVQRRASRRHWLKHSKSFATASLDAGGAGGSMEELRETARRLTSDSGFRESVYKIIARKDAATSFDQD encoded by the exons ATGTTCCCGTCCTCGTCCAGAAGCTCGACGTTCTCGCCCTGGTCGTCCATGGAGCAGTCGGATTCGGAAGCGTTGGACATCAGCGCCAAGGTGCAGCTGCACGGCGTCCTATGGAAGCGACCCTTTGGGCGGCCCTCAGCCAAGTGGTCCCGCAG ATTCTTCGTGATCAAAGACAGCTTTTTGCTCTACTACGGCGAGAGCGAGAAAAGGAGTTTTGAGAGCAGCAGGATCTTCAACATCCACCCCAAG GGAGTGATCCCGCTTGGGGGGTGCGTGGTGTCGGCCACGGAGGACATGGGGATGCCCTTTGGCCTCGTCATCAGCCTGGAAGACTTCTCA GGCACCATCGTGGTGGCCGCAGAGTCCGAGGACGAGCAGCTGCATTGGATGGAGATGCTGCAGGAGTCGGGCAAAGT cACGTGGAAAAACGCTCAGCTGGGTGAGGCCATGATCGAAAGTCTGGAGGCGCAGGGGCTTCAGCTGGCCAAGGAGAAGCAGGAGTACTTGG ATAAGCTGATGGAGGAGACGGAGGAGCTCACGCACCAGCGAGCGCAGAGAGAA GAACTGGAACGTCTCAATCAGGTTCTTGAGGAGGAGAAGATGAAGTATGAGGAAGTTGTGCTGGAGCTCAAGGCCGAGCAGGAGCAGATCAAACT CGACCTGGACGGCACGGCTCAGTCTCTGCGCGGCGTCGAGACGGAGAAGGAGGAGCTGAGCGGCCTGACCGTCATGCTGCAGAAGTCCATCGAG CAACTCTCCCTGGAGAAACGGAGAACTCTAAAGCTGCTGGGGGccaagggggaggaggaggaggaggaggaggagggtgatgatgatgatgatgatgataactataataatgatgaggaggaggaggaagaggaagcggtTGAGGGCAGGAAGGAGCAGGGGAACCTGGACCTCCTGCAGGATCTGCACCACATTGAGGAGCAGATGAAGCTGCTGCTGAAAGAGAAGGAGCAGGCGGACGAGAA GCTGCGCGAGAACCAGCAGCGGGCCGAGGTCCTGCAGCAGGAGCGAGAGTTCTACTCGTCGCAGGCCAACACGCTGCAGCAGTCGCTCTCTCAGCTCACCGCAGACAAGAGGCAGACGGAGGCCGAGCTGCAG GCAGAGATCGAGTCTCGCGTGGAGCTGGAGAAGAGGCTGAAGCAGGCCGAGGAGGCCCTGCAGGATCTGGAAAAAGGCCTGGACTCTCTGGATCGCAGCAGCGAGCGAGACCAGAGGATGAGAGGCGACGTCACCCAGCTGAGGC GGTTCTTCGAGGAGTGCATCTGCGCCGCCGAGATCGAAGCCAAGCTGCCGGCCATCATGAAAAACGCCGTCTACCTCCACAAGGCGGCGGCGCGCAGGATCAAGAGCTGCCGGGTCCAGAGGAGAGCCTCTCGGCGACACTGGC tGAAACACTCCAAGTCTTTCGCCACGGCGAGCCTGGATGCGGGCGGCGCGGGCGGCAGCATGGAGGAGTTGCGGGAGACGGCGCGCCGCCTCACCTCCGACAGCGGCTTCCGGGAGAGCGTCTACAAGATCATCGCGCGCAAGGACGCCGCCACCAGCTTCGACCAAGACTGA